In Nitrosospira briensis C-128, a genomic segment contains:
- a CDS encoding SDR family NAD(P)-dependent oxidoreductase — MNGLQNKVAVITGATSGIGLATALRLAEEGVNLVLAGRRADRGAEIQDRVAKKGIKAIFKVTDVTREDNLVDLFSLVEKEFGQLHFAFNNAGVESDACSIEKATGEEYNRVMDTNVKGVLLSIKHEVPLIRKADGGVIVNTSSIAGLVGLADFSIYVASKHAVLGLTKSAALELAKDNIRVNAVSPAAVETEMLDRFVGHDDQMKAGFAKMHPLGRVGKPEEIAAVVAFLFSDDATFITGQSLTVDGGYTTA; from the coding sequence ATGAACGGTTTACAGAACAAGGTTGCGGTAATTACCGGAGCAACGTCTGGAATCGGCTTGGCTACAGCCTTGAGACTTGCAGAAGAAGGAGTCAATTTAGTGTTGGCTGGACGCCGAGCAGACAGAGGTGCGGAAATTCAGGACCGCGTTGCGAAAAAAGGCATAAAAGCGATCTTCAAAGTCACGGATGTGACGCGTGAAGACAACCTCGTTGATTTATTCAGCCTGGTTGAAAAGGAGTTCGGGCAGCTGCATTTTGCTTTCAACAACGCTGGCGTCGAGTCAGACGCTTGCAGTATAGAAAAAGCGACTGGTGAGGAATACAACCGAGTCATGGATACCAACGTTAAAGGCGTATTGTTGTCGATAAAACACGAGGTGCCTTTGATACGCAAGGCTGACGGTGGAGTCATTGTGAATACAAGCTCGATCGCAGGACTGGTCGGACTCGCAGATTTCAGCATCTACGTTGCCAGCAAACATGCGGTGCTTGGCTTGACCAAATCAGCGGCTCTGGAATTAGCCAAGGACAACATTCGAGTCAATGCCGTTTCTCCAGCCGCAGTTGAAACAGAGATGCTTGATCGGTTCGTGGGCCATGATGATCAAATGAAAGCAGGCTTTGCAAAAATGCATCCACTCGGACGTGTTGGCAAGCCGGAAGAGATTGCTGCAGTGGTTGCGTTCTTATTTTCGGACGACGCTACATTCATAACTGGACAGTCTTTGACTGTTGATGGCGGCTATACAACTGCATAG